In Thalassotalea sp. Sam97, a single window of DNA contains:
- the adhE gene encoding bifunctional acetaldehyde-CoA/alcohol dehydrogenase, translating into MPVSTLDELNEMVARVKAAQKKFSEYSQEQVDRIFRAASLAANSARIPLAQMAVEESGMGIVEDKVIKNHFASEFIYNKYKDEKTCGVLNVNEEFGTIEIAEPVGLICGIVPTTNPTSTAIFKALISLKTRNGIVFSPHPRAKHATNEAAKIVLDAAIAAGAPEDIIGWIDVPSVALSNALMTHPDINLILATGGPGMVKAAYSSGKPAIGVGAGNVPVVIDETADIKRAVASVLMSKTFDNGVVCASEQAVIVMDDVYEQVKERFANHNGYVLSKAQADKVRKIILIDGNLNANIVGQPAVKIAELAGIEVPPKTKILIGEGGRVSMDDPFAHEKLSPTLGLFRASSFEDAVAQACIMVELGGIGHTSAIYTDQDLNKDRISYFGDKMKTARILVNIPTSHGGIGDLYNFNIAPSLTLGCGSWGGNSISENVGPKHLINKKMVAKRAENMLWHKLPKSIYFRRGCLPVALSDLSGKQRAFIVTDKFLFNNGYTDEIGEILKDLGMDTHVFSDVEADPTLSIVKRGAEAMMSFQPDVIIALGGGSPMDAAKIMWVMYEHPDTAFEELAMRFMDIRKRIYKFPKMGEKAELVCITTTSGTGSEVTPFAVVTDDETGAKYPLADYEITPNMAIVDANLVMDMPKSLTAFGGYDAITHCLEAYVSVLANEYSDGQALQALKLLKEYLPSAYQKGANDPIAREKVHNAATIAGIAFANAFLGVCHSMAHKVGAEFHIAHGLANALLICNVVRYNANDNPTKQAAFSQYSRPMANCRYAEIADHLELSKRGDNTQDKVERLLTWLEELKAVLDIPSSIQLAGVSEADFIGQLDELAVEAFDDQCTSTNPRYPLITELKDVLTASYYGQPYKEDSEPAEAATKATSKSASKAKPKAKKKKS; encoded by the coding sequence ATGCCTGTTAGCACCCTAGATGAACTAAATGAGATGGTGGCGCGCGTAAAGGCCGCGCAGAAGAAGTTTTCCGAGTATAGCCAAGAGCAAGTAGATAGAATTTTTCGAGCTGCGTCATTAGCCGCTAATAGTGCCCGTATCCCCTTAGCGCAAATGGCGGTGGAAGAATCAGGCATGGGTATTGTTGAAGATAAGGTCATTAAAAATCATTTTGCCTCGGAATTCATTTACAACAAGTACAAAGATGAGAAAACCTGCGGCGTACTTAACGTCAATGAGGAGTTTGGCACCATTGAAATTGCAGAGCCCGTTGGTTTGATCTGCGGTATTGTGCCTACTACCAACCCAACGTCTACCGCCATTTTCAAAGCCTTAATCTCCTTGAAAACTCGTAATGGAATTGTTTTTTCTCCACACCCGCGTGCCAAGCACGCAACCAATGAAGCCGCTAAAATTGTCCTTGATGCGGCGATTGCTGCCGGGGCTCCTGAAGATATTATCGGCTGGATAGATGTGCCATCAGTGGCGCTATCAAACGCGCTTATGACTCATCCGGATATTAATTTGATATTGGCAACCGGCGGGCCGGGAATGGTTAAAGCCGCTTATTCTTCAGGCAAACCGGCAATAGGCGTAGGCGCTGGTAATGTGCCTGTGGTGATTGATGAAACCGCTGATATCAAGCGGGCAGTGGCTTCAGTTTTGATGTCCAAAACCTTTGATAACGGTGTCGTTTGTGCGTCGGAGCAAGCGGTTATCGTTATGGATGACGTCTATGAGCAAGTTAAGGAGCGTTTCGCCAATCATAATGGTTACGTGTTGAGTAAAGCGCAAGCCGATAAAGTTCGTAAGATAATCCTTATTGACGGTAACTTAAACGCCAATATTGTTGGTCAGCCAGCAGTGAAAATTGCCGAGTTGGCAGGCATCGAAGTACCGCCGAAGACCAAAATCTTAATCGGCGAAGGCGGTCGAGTGAGTATGGATGACCCTTTTGCTCACGAAAAATTATCGCCAACCTTGGGGTTATTTAGAGCATCTTCATTTGAAGATGCTGTCGCTCAAGCCTGTATTATGGTTGAGCTTGGTGGTATTGGTCATACATCAGCGATATATACCGACCAAGATTTGAATAAAGATCGCATAAGCTATTTTGGCGATAAAATGAAAACGGCGCGGATCTTGGTAAATATTCCCACGTCACATGGTGGTATTGGCGATTTATACAATTTTAATATAGCACCATCGTTAACCTTAGGCTGTGGCTCGTGGGGCGGGAACTCGATTTCTGAAAATGTGGGTCCCAAGCATTTAATTAACAAAAAAATGGTCGCCAAGAGGGCAGAAAACATGCTGTGGCATAAACTACCTAAATCGATTTATTTTCGTCGTGGTTGTTTACCGGTTGCCTTATCTGACTTATCGGGTAAGCAACGTGCCTTTATCGTGACCGATAAATTTTTATTTAACAACGGCTACACCGACGAAATCGGCGAAATTCTCAAAGACTTAGGCATGGATACGCATGTGTTTTCAGATGTTGAAGCCGATCCAACATTATCGATAGTAAAACGCGGCGCTGAGGCCATGATGAGTTTTCAACCGGATGTGATCATTGCTCTTGGTGGCGGCTCACCAATGGATGCAGCAAAAATTATGTGGGTAATGTATGAACATCCAGATACCGCATTTGAAGAGCTCGCCATGCGCTTTATGGATATTCGCAAGCGTATTTATAAATTCCCTAAAATGGGTGAGAAAGCCGAACTTGTTTGCATTACGACAACCTCGGGTACAGGCTCTGAAGTGACCCCATTTGCGGTCGTTACCGATGATGAAACGGGGGCGAAATACCCATTAGCCGATTATGAGATAACCCCAAATATGGCGATTGTTGATGCCAACCTTGTTATGGACATGCCTAAATCTCTTACCGCATTTGGTGGCTATGATGCCATCACTCATTGTTTAGAGGCGTATGTGTCGGTGCTTGCGAATGAATATTCAGATGGCCAAGCATTACAAGCATTGAAGTTATTAAAAGAGTACTTGCCATCAGCGTACCAAAAAGGTGCCAATGATCCCATTGCTCGAGAAAAAGTGCATAATGCGGCAACCATCGCCGGTATCGCATTTGCCAACGCGTTTCTAGGTGTGTGTCATTCTATGGCACATAAAGTCGGCGCTGAGTTTCACATCGCTCATGGCTTAGCCAACGCCTTATTAATTTGCAATGTGGTACGTTATAACGCCAACGACAACCCAACAAAACAAGCCGCATTTTCCCAGTATTCGCGTCCTATGGCCAACTGTCGTTACGCAGAGATTGCCGACCATTTGGAACTCAGCAAGCGCGGTGACAACACCCAAGATAAAGTTGAACGTTTATTAACGTGGCTTGAAGAGCTCAAAGCGGTGTTAGACATACCGTCGTCAATTCAGCTTGCTGGCGTCTCGGAAGCTGACTTTATAGGTCAGTTAGATGAACTAGCGGTTGAAGCGTTTGATGATCAATGTACCTCGACAAACCCACGTTATCCGTTGATAACCGAACTAAAAGACGTACTGACAGCCTCTTATTATGGTCAGCCATATAAAGAAGACAGTGAGCCTGCCGAAGCCGCTACTAAGGCAACCAGCAAATCTGCGAGTAAAGCAAAGCCTAAAGCGAAAAAGAAAAAGTCTTAA
- a CDS encoding cold-shock protein, with product MSELKTGSVKWFNDEKGFGFIAQESGPDVFVHFRAIQGTGRRTLTDGQQVEFEVVQGQKGPQAENVKPL from the coding sequence ATGTCAGAATTAAAAACTGGTTCAGTAAAATGGTTTAACGACGAGAAAGGTTTTGGTTTTATCGCTCAAGAATCAGGCCCAGACGTATTTGTTCACTTCCGTGCAATTCAAGGTACTGGTCGTCGCACTCTAACTGACGGTCAACAAGTTGAGTTTGAAGTTGTTCAAGGTCAAAAAGGCCCACAAGCGGAAAATGTAAAACCGCTATAA
- a CDS encoding AMP-binding protein, producing MEYKTPLANFLLHASTRPNDIFLHQPIEGDYHTFTFAEVEKKARQIAHYLQQQGYQTGERIGILAKNCAEWFITDLAIMMAGMISVPIYGTAGKGTISYVIEHSAMKAIFVGPLDKTDAFLGADKGAIEIISFGNHYPNAIAGDMDLVQIFNEQPVLEQLHEAGMDDCMSIVYTSGTTGAPKGVVISYKNLSSAAHATVKVIGSQGNDRILSYLPLAHITERCVVECNAFESGMQVYFVESLDKFIDNLRYCSPTLFISVPRLWSKFQSQILAKMPSWKLNILLAIPVVRNMVAKKIRAGLGLADCRLFASGSAPISVDVLKWYAQVGVNISEGWGMTETSGLSAGNLPFEEALLGTIGKPVDCVEMKLSDENEVLIRGDAVFKEYYHSPKATAEAFVDGWFRTGDKGEIDDNGAYKIVGRIKEQFKTAKGKYVVPVPIERMLAKNVQIEQVCVIGYGRPQPLALVVLAEGIDASHDGVQQSLLATLTEVNAELESHQKLDYIYVCKDAWDVSNELLTPTLKLKRNEIEQYYQDKLVEQTRDKVIIEA from the coding sequence ATGGAATATAAAACGCCATTAGCCAACTTTCTTCTTCATGCTAGCACACGTCCTAACGATATTTTCCTACATCAACCTATTGAAGGTGATTACCATACATTTACCTTTGCAGAGGTCGAGAAAAAAGCTCGCCAGATAGCGCATTACCTACAACAACAAGGTTATCAAACAGGCGAACGCATCGGTATTCTCGCTAAAAACTGTGCTGAGTGGTTTATTACCGACTTGGCTATCATGATGGCGGGTATGATCAGTGTGCCGATTTACGGTACTGCTGGTAAAGGTACCATTAGTTATGTCATTGAACACAGTGCAATGAAGGCTATCTTTGTTGGTCCATTAGATAAAACCGATGCTTTTTTAGGTGCTGATAAGGGCGCTATCGAAATTATCTCATTTGGCAACCACTATCCTAACGCCATCGCTGGCGATATGGATTTAGTGCAAATTTTCAATGAACAGCCAGTATTAGAGCAGTTGCATGAAGCAGGCATGGATGACTGCATGTCGATTGTTTATACCTCGGGCACCACAGGGGCACCGAAAGGGGTGGTGATCAGCTACAAAAACTTGTCATCTGCGGCTCATGCAACCGTTAAGGTGATTGGTAGCCAAGGCAATGACCGAATTTTATCGTATTTACCGCTTGCCCATATTACTGAACGCTGCGTGGTTGAATGCAACGCGTTTGAGTCGGGTATGCAAGTCTACTTTGTAGAATCGTTAGATAAGTTTATCGATAATTTACGTTACTGCTCACCGACCTTGTTTATTTCAGTACCGCGTCTGTGGAGCAAATTCCAGTCGCAAATATTAGCGAAAATGCCATCTTGGAAGCTAAATATTTTATTAGCAATTCCGGTGGTGCGTAATATGGTGGCAAAAAAGATCCGCGCAGGCTTAGGTTTAGCCGATTGCCGTTTGTTTGCTAGTGGTAGCGCGCCGATTTCTGTTGATGTCCTTAAGTGGTATGCACAAGTGGGCGTTAATATCAGTGAAGGTTGGGGCATGACCGAAACATCGGGCCTATCTGCCGGTAATTTACCATTTGAAGAAGCGCTACTGGGCACCATTGGTAAACCGGTCGATTGCGTTGAAATGAAACTATCGGATGAAAATGAAGTGCTTATTCGTGGCGACGCGGTATTCAAAGAGTACTATCATAGTCCCAAAGCCACTGCTGAAGCGTTTGTTGATGGCTGGTTTAGAACCGGTGACAAAGGTGAAATTGATGACAATGGTGCTTATAAGATCGTTGGCCGTATCAAAGAGCAGTTTAAAACGGCAAAAGGTAAATATGTTGTTCCCGTACCCATCGAGCGAATGCTTGCTAAAAACGTACAAATAGAGCAAGTTTGCGTTATCGGTTACGGCCGTCCGCAGCCTCTGGCGCTTGTTGTTTTAGCTGAGGGTATTGATGCCAGCCATGACGGTGTGCAGCAATCTTTATTAGCCACCTTAACAGAGGTTAACGCTGAGCTAGAGTCGCACCAAAAACTTGATTATATTTACGTTTGTAAAGACGCATGGGATGTTAGTAATGAGTTACTGACCCCGACGTTAAAACTTAAGCGCAACGAAATCGAGCAATATTATCAAGACAAGCTTGTCGAGCAAACTCGCGATAAAGTTATTATCGAAGCCTAA
- a CDS encoding DUF3549 family protein, translating to MIKQTIDTISELLQLSDANFRIYDIGRKVVKISKKEFQQVEQAMMPYPYPIQGHAMFALVFWQQQNQTPYIWFVKMPLDERGLLNQGARNHYLAIILEALGNDLTQDPSEKQEELLQANPYNFTPSQYKLATLNAVVKRDLKQVASSFYEHCQLYMAGKLGFDDWQGVAVQGICDFAARINEEANQHALVKAIPQLPIQVFAPLASALEGQTIHIDVISALLGAGDKAMTEADADNVANVLRALSMHSDNPTVVSFINKLLASDVGHDLNVLVTICGKNWPILADQDMLAKYLDVVSQSQPSDIFAAIFQDLVALPSVRPQLLQLIRSEQRSESLSNALAAMFNRTKA from the coding sequence ATGATCAAACAAACCATCGATACCATTTCCGAACTTCTGCAACTATCTGACGCTAACTTTCGTATTTACGATATTGGCCGCAAGGTTGTAAAAATCAGCAAAAAAGAGTTTCAACAAGTCGAGCAAGCGATGATGCCATATCCATACCCTATTCAAGGGCATGCGATGTTTGCTTTGGTATTTTGGCAACAGCAAAACCAAACACCCTACATTTGGTTTGTAAAAATGCCGTTAGATGAACGAGGGTTATTAAATCAGGGGGCTCGTAACCACTACCTAGCAATCATTCTTGAAGCTTTGGGTAATGACTTAACTCAGGACCCTAGCGAAAAACAAGAAGAATTATTGCAAGCAAACCCATACAACTTTACGCCAAGTCAATACAAACTAGCGACACTGAACGCCGTGGTTAAGCGCGACTTAAAGCAAGTGGCCTCTAGCTTTTACGAACACTGTCAACTTTACATGGCTGGTAAACTTGGTTTTGATGATTGGCAAGGGGTTGCAGTACAAGGTATCTGTGACTTTGCAGCCAGAATAAATGAAGAAGCAAACCAACACGCACTGGTTAAGGCGATTCCTCAATTGCCGATCCAGGTGTTCGCGCCTCTTGCTAGTGCTTTAGAAGGGCAAACCATACATATTGATGTTATCAGCGCCTTATTAGGCGCCGGAGATAAGGCTATGACTGAGGCAGATGCAGACAATGTAGCGAATGTTCTTCGAGCGCTGTCAATGCACAGCGATAATCCGACCGTCGTCAGCTTTATCAATAAGCTATTGGCAAGTGATGTTGGTCATGATTTAAATGTTCTGGTTACCATTTGTGGTAAAAATTGGCCAATATTAGCTGATCAAGATATGCTCGCTAAATATCTTGATGTTGTTAGTCAAAGCCAACCAAGCGATATCTTTGCAGCTATCTTTCAGGATCTTGTTGCCCTACCGTCGGTGCGCCCACAATTGCTACAACTGATCCGTTCAGAGCAACGCAGTGAATCGTTAAGCAATGCTTTGGCGGCAATGTTTAATCGCACCAAGGCCTAA
- the ychF gene encoding redox-regulated ATPase YchF, with translation MGFKCGIVGLPNVGKSTLFNALTKAGIEAANFPFCTIEPNTGVVPVPDPRLDQIASIVNPERVIATTMEFVDIAGLVAGASKGEGLGNKFLGNIRETDAIGHVVRCFENDNIVHVAGKVNPAEDIDVINTELALADMEAAERALVRQTKKAKGGDKEAKFELPILEKILAHVEEGHMIRSLDLSKEEIAAVKYLNFLTIKPTMYIANVNDDGFENNPYLDQVREIAEREGAVVVPVCAEIEGELAEMDPEDREMFMAEMGLEEPGLNRVINSGYGLLNLQTYFTAGVKEVRAWTFKNNSTAPQAAGVIHTDFERGFIRAEVVGFDDFIACNGEAGAKEAGKWRLEGKDYLVKDGDVIHFRFNV, from the coding sequence TTAACTAAAGCCGGTATTGAAGCGGCAAACTTTCCTTTTTGTACCATTGAACCAAATACAGGTGTGGTACCTGTACCCGATCCACGTTTGGATCAGATTGCCAGTATTGTAAATCCTGAGCGTGTTATTGCCACTACCATGGAATTTGTTGATATTGCTGGTCTTGTTGCAGGTGCTTCAAAGGGTGAAGGTTTAGGTAATAAATTTTTAGGCAACATTCGTGAAACCGATGCGATTGGTCACGTAGTTCGTTGTTTTGAAAATGACAATATCGTTCACGTTGCTGGTAAAGTAAATCCAGCTGAAGATATCGACGTCATTAACACCGAGTTGGCACTTGCTGATATGGAAGCTGCTGAGCGTGCGCTTGTTCGTCAAACTAAAAAAGCCAAAGGTGGCGATAAAGAGGCGAAATTTGAGCTACCGATTTTAGAAAAAATCCTAGCGCATGTTGAAGAAGGTCACATGATCCGCTCGCTTGATTTATCGAAAGAAGAAATCGCGGCGGTTAAGTACCTAAACTTCTTAACAATTAAGCCAACCATGTATATTGCTAACGTTAATGATGACGGCTTTGAAAATAACCCATATTTAGACCAGGTTCGCGAAATTGCCGAGCGTGAAGGTGCCGTTGTCGTACCTGTTTGTGCTGAAATTGAGGGTGAGTTAGCGGAAATGGACCCAGAAGACCGTGAAATGTTTATGGCGGAAATGGGTCTTGAAGAGCCAGGTTTAAATCGTGTAATTAACTCAGGTTACGGCTTATTAAACTTGCAAACGTATTTCACTGCAGGTGTCAAAGAAGTTCGCGCATGGACGTTTAAAAATAACTCAACCGCACCTCAAGCTGCAGGTGTTATCCATACCGATTTTGAACGCGGTTTCATTCGTGCTGAAGTCGTTGGCTTTGATGATTTCATCGCTTGTAACGGTGAAGCCGGTGCTAAAGAAGCTGGAAAATGGCGCCTAGAAGGTAAAGATTACCTTGTTAAAGACGGTGACGTTATCCACTTCAGATTCAACGTTTAA
- the truC gene encoding tRNA pseudouridine(65) synthase TruC: MLDQQQLDEQLMPVADDAPKLDILYQDDNLVAVNKPSGLFVHRSYLDRDQRYFALQLVRDLVGCYVYPVHRLDRPTSGVLLFALDQQTARAMGQAFTDKTVDKTYYAITRGHLVGSGQVDYPIQEKLDKLGDKFVGEDLPAKPAVTDYYCVNTATLPIAVGKYPSVRYSLMRLMPHTGRRHQIRRHLAHLRYPIIGDINYGDNKQNPFFAEHFGVKRLMLHAYKLQFVHPHSGEQICITAPIDHHWRQVFNALDWHQQAQQLAQ; the protein is encoded by the coding sequence GTGTTAGATCAGCAGCAATTAGATGAACAGTTAATGCCGGTGGCCGATGATGCACCGAAATTAGATATATTGTACCAAGATGACAACTTAGTCGCCGTAAATAAGCCTAGCGGGTTATTTGTGCATCGCTCTTATCTCGACCGAGACCAACGTTATTTCGCCTTACAGTTAGTGCGAGATCTGGTGGGATGCTATGTTTACCCTGTTCACCGTTTAGATAGACCAACATCCGGGGTGTTACTGTTTGCACTGGATCAGCAAACCGCTCGAGCGATGGGTCAAGCATTTACAGATAAAACCGTTGACAAAACCTATTATGCCATCACCAGAGGCCATCTTGTCGGCTCCGGTCAAGTTGATTATCCAATCCAAGAAAAGCTCGATAAATTAGGAGATAAATTCGTAGGTGAAGATTTGCCTGCTAAACCAGCCGTTACCGACTATTACTGCGTTAACACGGCGACGTTGCCTATTGCCGTGGGTAAATACCCGAGTGTGCGTTATTCATTAATGCGACTGATGCCACACACAGGTCGCCGCCACCAAATACGTCGCCATTTAGCGCATTTAAGGTACCCAATTATCGGTGATATAAATTATGGAGATAATAAACAAAACCCGTTTTTCGCGGAGCATTTTGGCGTGAAGCGACTCATGTTACACGCTTATAAATTGCAGTTTGTTCACCCACATTCGGGGGAGCAAATTTGTATTACGGCACCAATAGACCACCATTGGCGACAGGTGTTCAACGCGCTAGACTGGCATCAGCAAGCGCAACAATTAGCACAATAA